One stretch of Deinococcus fonticola DNA includes these proteins:
- a CDS encoding histidine phosphatase family protein yields the protein MTRTLHLIKHGKPFVIPGVPAHEWELASDALQGLPGLVERLQPRPDIVISSEEPKAKATAQGLAGALGVRHRPMLGLHEQLRYTAPFHADVQDFQADIQRLFAYPDDLVSGEESAADARRRFGHAVNAAMQANPQQTVAIVAHGTVISLLASHAAGVDALELWLALTFLDVVTLSWPELKLQASRS from the coding sequence ATGACCCGCACCCTTCACCTGATCAAACATGGCAAACCCTTCGTGATTCCCGGCGTTCCGGCGCACGAGTGGGAACTGGCTTCGGATGCCCTGCAGGGCCTTCCCGGCCTGGTCGAACGACTACAACCGCGCCCGGACATCGTGATTTCCAGCGAGGAGCCCAAGGCGAAAGCCACCGCGCAGGGCCTTGCTGGCGCGCTCGGAGTGCGGCACCGCCCCATGCTGGGCCTGCACGAGCAACTGCGCTACACCGCGCCCTTTCACGCGGATGTGCAGGACTTCCAGGCGGATATCCAGCGGTTGTTCGCCTACCCAGACGACCTGGTGTCCGGCGAGGAAAGCGCTGCCGACGCCCGCAGGCGCTTCGGCCACGCCGTGAACGCCGCCATGCAGGCCAACCCGCAGCAAACCGTCGCCATCGTCGCGCACGGCACCGTCATCAGCCTCCTGGCCAGCCACGCCGCCGGGGTGGACGCCCTGGAACTGTGGCTGGCCCTGACCTTCCTCGACGTGGTCACCCTCAGCTGGCCGGAGTTGAAGCTGCAAGCGTCCAGGAGCTGA
- a CDS encoding NfeD family protein: protein MPDWLPTFERVQPWHWWVLGAILLILEVSAPGVFFVWLALAAFALGLLVFVVPILPVTVQLLLFAGLAVAAVFVGRRYVGQLALGGNEGDSLNTGASRLVGRTVTVTTPIVNGVGRVRVGDSDWRATGPDAEAGRSVLIVAADGTTLIVREVNGTWV, encoded by the coding sequence ATGCCTGATTGGCTCCCGACCTTTGAACGGGTGCAGCCCTGGCACTGGTGGGTGCTGGGGGCGATCCTGCTGATTCTGGAAGTCAGTGCGCCCGGCGTTTTCTTCGTGTGGCTGGCGCTGGCGGCGTTCGCGCTGGGCCTGTTGGTGTTCGTGGTGCCGATCCTGCCGGTGACGGTGCAGCTGCTGCTGTTCGCCGGGCTGGCGGTGGCGGCGGTGTTCGTCGGGCGGCGGTATGTGGGTCAACTGGCCCTGGGCGGCAACGAGGGCGACAGCCTCAACACCGGGGCCAGCCGCCTGGTGGGGCGCACGGTGACCGTCACCACGCCCATCGTGAACGGCGTGGGCCGCGTGCGCGTCGGCGACAGTGACTGGCGCGCCACCGGGCCAGACGCCGAAGCCGGCAGGAGTGTGCTGATCGTGGCCGCCGACGGCACCACGCTGATCGTCCGCGAAGTGAACGGCACCTGGGTCTGA
- a CDS encoding CBS domain-containing protein encodes MQVKDAMHARIITIEPHATLPEAVVKMQELKMKRLPVVHEGKLVGLLTDGEVRRNLPALSEGLTPWEFAGRAGRVRVRDAMRSPVLTATLTEELNHAIKQMLERRVGGLPVVDDDGMLRGMLTLTDVLRAEQGAPRLTWGSVDQHMTGDVVSVQAGDPASDAAAKLKVSRLRVLPVLEGQRLVGLLHEVDVQAEIEREVAARGARAGSSLMLADQTVRQLMRAPTGYLPEGAPMRDAMQRMVELDVHGLPVVDGDGHLLGVVTISDILKIILGQK; translated from the coding sequence ATGCAAGTGAAAGACGCCATGCACGCCCGCATCATCACCATTGAGCCGCACGCAACCCTGCCGGAGGCGGTGGTGAAGATGCAGGAATTGAAAATGAAGCGCCTGCCGGTCGTTCATGAGGGGAAGCTGGTGGGCCTGTTGACGGACGGGGAGGTCAGGCGCAACCTGCCGGCTTTGAGTGAGGGGCTGACGCCGTGGGAGTTTGCAGGCCGGGCCGGGCGCGTGCGCGTGCGAGACGCCATGCGTTCGCCGGTGCTGACGGCCACCCTGACCGAGGAGTTGAATCACGCCATCAAGCAGATGCTGGAGCGCCGGGTGGGCGGCCTGCCCGTCGTGGACGACGACGGCATGTTGCGCGGCATGCTGACCCTGACGGACGTGCTGCGGGCCGAGCAGGGGGCGCCGCGCCTCACCTGGGGCAGTGTGGATCAGCACATGACCGGCGACGTGGTGAGCGTACAGGCGGGCGACCCGGCCAGTGACGCCGCCGCAAAACTGAAGGTGTCCCGCCTGCGCGTCCTGCCGGTGCTGGAAGGTCAGCGTCTGGTGGGCTTACTGCACGAGGTCGATGTCCAGGCCGAGATAGAGCGGGAAGTCGCGGCACGTGGCGCACGGGCGGGCAGCAGCCTGATGCTGGCAGATCAGACCGTAAGGCAACTCATGCGTGCACCGACGGGTTACCTGCCGGAGGGCGCGCCCATGCGCGACGCCATGCAGCGCATGGTGGAACTGGATGTACACGGATTGCCGGTCGTGGACGGCGACGGTCATCTGCTGGGTGTCGTGACCATCAGTGACATCCTGAAAATCATCCTGGGTCAGAAGTAG
- a CDS encoding HAD-IIB family hydrolase: MSWPALPPFAPRLLAFDLDGTLIQDGGTSVPDATATALRRLQGLGVRVALVTGRDSPPRGVREAISFDAQATNNGGRVQVGEEVHRDAQFTAADLRAVLAHELADARTVLFDAQGIYVDLPAGREPEAWMVARSFRPISEAPQEGIVKVGFYHPDVAGHAERLRQSHPHLVVTGGQEPYTQFLTVTPQGANKAAALTLLAEGLDVPLEQTMAFGDSDNDEVMLELAAFAVQVGTLPLLEPHADTQLPDYTHVGAYLNALADQLDQR, from the coding sequence ATGTCCTGGCCTGCTCTGCCCCCGTTTGCCCCGCGACTTCTGGCGTTCGATCTGGACGGCACCTTGATTCAGGACGGTGGCACCAGCGTGCCGGATGCTACGGCCACCGCTTTACGGCGTTTGCAGGGACTGGGCGTGCGGGTCGCCCTGGTGACCGGGCGCGACTCCCCGCCCAGAGGGGTCAGGGAAGCCATTTCTTTCGACGCACAGGCCACCAATAACGGCGGGCGGGTGCAGGTCGGCGAGGAAGTCCACCGCGACGCGCAGTTCACGGCCGCTGACCTGCGGGCGGTGCTGGCGCACGAACTGGCGGATGCGCGCACCGTGCTGTTCGACGCGCAGGGTATTTACGTCGACCTGCCGGCAGGCCGGGAACCGGAAGCGTGGATGGTGGCCCGCTCGTTCAGGCCTATCAGCGAAGCGCCGCAGGAAGGCATCGTGAAGGTGGGGTTCTACCACCCCGATGTGGCCGGCCACGCCGAGCGTCTGCGCCAGTCTCACCCGCACCTGGTGGTCACGGGCGGGCAGGAACCGTACACGCAATTCCTGACCGTCACGCCGCAAGGCGCGAACAAGGCCGCCGCCCTGACGCTGCTGGCCGAGGGACTGGACGTTCCGCTGGAGCAGACCATGGCCTTCGGCGACAGTGACAACGACGAGGTGATGCTGGAACTTGCCGCCTTCGCCGTGCAGGTCGGCACATTGCCGCTGCTGGAGCCGCACGCAGATACGCAATTGCCCGATTACACCCACGTCGGCGCGTACCTGAATGCCCTGGCCGACCAGTTAGATCAACGCTGA
- a CDS encoding erythromycin esterase family protein, translating to MPDHELLRNIGWDAHDPQALSHFLDSLPEKPRLLGLGEPRHLIEAFPEWRNRFFRLLVERHGYRSLALESDILASQRVNEFVTGGAGTLDDVMRSGFSHGFGVLQANRQLVGWMRGYNENRPPDEQLRFYGFDAPMENMWAASPRLSLLHVHAFLSDHRPDRLTVDTATIERLSGDDARWTNEQAAMNPSQSVGNTDEARQLRLIADDLHTLLNLETPRLAALPGWWNAQLHARTAVGLLRYHAIMADTDPARYESRMERLLAQRDLMMADHLIAILEQEKLRGPTLVFAHNSHLKRDQCEWSMGSRSAAWWGAGAHLNLRLGPKYAFIATAFGSAPSLGIHQPGPDTLEGALIGIPSDVSLFNAKDLLQNLSDELTTRTDAPVQTGYFPLRRQDLHQTDGVLFIKTAQ from the coding sequence ATGCCAGACCATGAACTGCTCAGAAACATCGGCTGGGATGCCCATGATCCGCAAGCCCTTTCTCACTTCCTCGACTCATTGCCCGAAAAGCCGCGTCTGCTGGGCCTGGGTGAACCCCGCCACCTGATCGAGGCTTTCCCCGAGTGGCGCAACCGCTTCTTTCGTCTCCTTGTGGAAAGGCACGGTTACCGCTCGCTGGCCCTGGAAAGCGACATCCTGGCCAGCCAGCGCGTGAACGAGTTCGTCACAGGCGGCGCGGGAACGCTGGACGACGTGATGCGTTCAGGGTTCAGCCACGGTTTCGGCGTACTCCAGGCCAACCGCCAGCTTGTCGGGTGGATGCGCGGGTACAACGAGAACCGCCCCCCGGACGAGCAACTGCGCTTCTACGGTTTCGACGCCCCGATGGAGAATATGTGGGCGGCCAGCCCCCGCCTCTCCCTTCTGCATGTTCACGCCTTTCTGTCTGACCACCGACCAGACCGCCTGACCGTGGACACCGCCACCATTGAACGCCTGAGTGGTGATGACGCCCGCTGGACGAACGAACAAGCCGCCATGAATCCCAGCCAGTCTGTCGGCAACACGGACGAGGCGAGGCAGTTACGGCTCATCGCGGACGACCTGCACACGCTCCTGAACCTTGAAACGCCGCGTCTGGCTGCACTGCCGGGCTGGTGGAACGCGCAGTTGCACGCCCGAACAGCCGTGGGGCTGCTGCGTTACCACGCGATCATGGCGGACACCGACCCGGCGCGGTACGAGTCGCGTATGGAACGCCTGCTGGCCCAGCGTGACCTGATGATGGCCGATCACCTCATCGCCATCCTGGAGCAGGAAAAGCTACGCGGCCCGACGCTGGTGTTCGCCCACAACTCGCACCTGAAACGCGACCAGTGCGAGTGGAGTATGGGCAGCAGAAGCGCCGCCTGGTGGGGCGCGGGCGCACACCTGAATTTGCGCCTGGGCCCGAAATACGCCTTTATAGCCACGGCTTTCGGCTCAGCGCCGTCCCTTGGTATTCACCAACCCGGCCCGGACACGCTGGAAGGCGCCCTGATTGGTATTCCTAGTGACGTGTCTCTCTTCAATGCAAAAGATCTGCTCCAAAACCTGTCAGACGAATTGACCACACGAACTGATGCGCCCGTCCAGACCGGGTATTTTCCACTGAGGAGGCAGGATCTGCACCAGACGGACGGCGTACTGTTTATCAAAACGGCTCAGTGA
- the hslO gene encoding Hsp33 family molecular chaperone HslO produces the protein MTAALLPDSHVLRGTAAGNTLRLVGIDATRIVEEARQRHHLSKTATAALGRALSASALLAVVLGKQPGSRVTLRIEGGGPIGWIVAEGSNDGQLRGYVRQPGADLPLRETDGKLDVRGLVGIDGELAVTRLLDNGEPYTGSVHLVSGEIAEDVSQYLGVSEQIPNAVLLGVYEEGQQVVSAGGLLIQAMPGVTDETLVRLEANIRQMGMLTDNLRAGGLMHAMTRATEGLDLRLAPGAQPARFECRCSRERALDSLKFFPAEDRQDMIASGGQEIMCHWCNEKYQITPAEIAALEAQPAHGQA, from the coding sequence ATGACTGCTGCTCTCCTGCCGGATTCCCACGTTCTGCGAGGTACGGCTGCCGGCAATACCCTGCGCCTGGTTGGCATCGACGCCACCCGGATCGTGGAGGAAGCCCGGCAACGCCACCACCTCAGCAAAACCGCCACCGCCGCTCTGGGCCGCGCCCTAAGCGCTAGCGCCCTGCTCGCGGTGGTGCTGGGCAAGCAGCCTGGCAGTCGCGTGACCCTGCGCATTGAAGGAGGCGGCCCCATCGGCTGGATCGTCGCCGAGGGCAGCAACGACGGCCAGCTGCGGGGTTACGTGCGCCAGCCCGGCGCCGACCTGCCCCTGCGCGAAACGGACGGCAAACTGGACGTGCGCGGCCTGGTGGGTATCGACGGCGAACTGGCGGTCACGCGTCTGCTGGACAACGGCGAACCGTATACCGGCAGCGTTCACCTGGTCAGTGGCGAGATCGCCGAGGACGTCAGCCAGTACCTGGGCGTCTCCGAACAGATTCCCAACGCCGTGCTGCTGGGCGTGTACGAGGAAGGCCAGCAGGTCGTGAGCGCGGGCGGGCTACTGATTCAGGCCATGCCCGGCGTGACCGACGAAACCCTGGTGCGTCTGGAAGCCAACATCCGCCAGATGGGCATGCTGACCGACAACCTCCGCGCCGGCGGTCTGATGCACGCCATGACCCGCGCCACCGAGGGCCTGGATCTGCGCCTGGCGCCTGGTGCTCAACCCGCCCGCTTCGAGTGCCGCTGCTCGCGCGAACGGGCCCTGGACAGCCTCAAGTTCTTCCCCGCAGAAGACCGCCAGGACATGATCGCTTCCGGCGGGCAGGAAATCATGTGTCACTGGTGCAACGAGAAATACCAGATCACCCCTGCCGAGATCGCTGCCCTGGAAGCCCAGCCGGCACACGGACAGGCCTGA
- a CDS encoding SPFH domain-containing protein: MGFMIFVGVLLLLVIVTILAGIKSVPQGYEWTQERFGKFQRSLKPGLNLIIPYIDRIGRRVNMMEQVLDVPSQEVITRDNAMVTVDGVVFYQVLDSAKASYEVRNLEQAILNLTMTNIRTVMGSMDLDELLSNRDQINARLLIVVDEATEPWGVKVTRIEVKDIKPPADLVASMARQMKAEREKRANILDAEGFRQAAILKAEGEKQAAVLSAEGEKQAAFLQAEARERSAQAEAAATRMVSDAISAGNTQAINYFIAQRYVDALRDVATAPNQKTLILPIEATSVLGSLQGIAEVAKEAFGHKG; this comes from the coding sequence ATGGGTTTCATGATTTTCGTCGGTGTGCTGCTGCTGCTGGTGATCGTGACGATTCTTGCGGGAATCAAGAGCGTGCCGCAGGGATACGAGTGGACTCAGGAACGGTTCGGGAAGTTTCAGCGTTCGTTGAAGCCGGGCCTCAACCTCATCATTCCGTACATCGACCGGATCGGTCGGCGCGTGAACATGATGGAGCAGGTGCTGGACGTGCCCAGCCAGGAAGTCATCACGCGCGATAACGCGATGGTCACGGTGGACGGCGTGGTGTTCTATCAGGTGCTCGATTCCGCGAAGGCCAGTTACGAGGTGCGCAACCTGGAGCAGGCCATTTTGAACCTCACCATGACCAACATCCGCACGGTGATGGGCAGCATGGATCTGGACGAACTGCTGAGTAACCGCGACCAGATCAACGCCCGGCTCCTGATTGTGGTGGATGAGGCCACGGAGCCGTGGGGGGTCAAGGTCACGCGCATCGAGGTCAAGGACATCAAGCCGCCTGCCGACCTGGTGGCCAGCATGGCCCGTCAGATGAAGGCCGAGCGTGAAAAACGCGCCAACATCTTGGATGCCGAGGGCTTCCGCCAGGCCGCGATTCTGAAGGCCGAGGGCGAGAAGCAGGCGGCGGTGCTCAGCGCCGAAGGCGAGAAGCAGGCGGCTTTCCTTCAGGCCGAAGCGCGCGAACGCAGTGCCCAGGCCGAAGCGGCGGCTACGCGCATGGTCAGCGACGCCATTTCCGCCGGGAACACGCAGGCCATCAACTACTTCATCGCGCAGCGTTACGTGGACGCCCTGCGCGACGTGGCGACCGCCCCCAACCAGAAGACCCTGATTCTGCCCATCGAGGCCACCAGCGTCCTGGGCAGCCTGCAAGGCATTGCCGAAGTGGCGAAAGAAGCCTTCGGACACAAGGGGTGA
- a CDS encoding ATP-binding cassette domain-containing protein, producing MTVPLVELKEVTVRAGGRTLLENVTLRVAPGEALRLAGPNGGGKTTLLRLLAGQVAPVRGERVYGLGGGLHTSAVQARRSLSVVGPDAEAFYLTRDWEQTVRDVLLAGFQGETLNLWEAGTDALSRLNEVVALTGLVSLLERDVRTLSHGQRRRVMLARALMPRPKLLLLDEFTDGLSAAARAELSPLLQTVHATGTALVLATHRPDEAPNLNWRTVYVQHGKISNIPPSTIHQPPPPASLPPSPFPLPVSLVRLSDVNVFRNGHPALGPISWAWEAGQHWLVTGENGSGKSTLARLIAGEFHPALGGHVERPFLKRDLLAERRRSIGVVSAELGIRQRTSSSGRRWTGRDVIGSAFAGTEGFMEELTAGQGAWVSELAERLELTELLEQDAETLSQGQLRRLLLARAVVHRPTLLILDEGLDFVDADSRARFVALLPELVRGGTHLMVIAHRANDTLPGLTHHLHLDSGQVRSSSALI from the coding sequence GTGACCGTGCCGCTCGTGGAGTTAAAGGAAGTGACCGTGCGGGCCGGCGGGCGCACCCTGCTGGAGAACGTGACTTTAAGGGTGGCCCCCGGCGAAGCCCTGCGACTGGCCGGGCCGAACGGCGGAGGCAAGACCACACTGCTGCGCCTGCTGGCAGGTCAGGTGGCCCCGGTGCGTGGCGAGCGGGTCTACGGACTGGGGGGCGGGCTTCACACGTCGGCGGTGCAGGCGCGGCGCTCGCTGAGCGTGGTGGGGCCGGACGCCGAGGCCTTTTACCTGACGCGCGACTGGGAGCAGACCGTGCGCGACGTGCTGCTGGCCGGATTTCAGGGTGAAACCCTGAACCTGTGGGAAGCAGGCACGGATGCCCTGAGCCGCCTGAATGAAGTGGTGGCCCTGACCGGGCTGGTTTCGCTGCTGGAGCGGGATGTGCGCACCCTCAGCCACGGTCAACGGCGCCGGGTGATGCTGGCCCGCGCTTTAATGCCCAGACCAAAACTGCTGCTGCTCGACGAATTCACGGACGGCCTCAGCGCCGCCGCCAGAGCGGAACTGTCGCCCCTCCTGCAAACCGTTCACGCCACCGGCACGGCCCTCGTCCTCGCCACCCACCGCCCCGACGAAGCCCCGAACCTGAACTGGCGCACCGTGTACGTTCAGCACGGCAAAATCAGTAATATTCCCCCCTCCACCATCCATCAGCCGCCACCCCCCGCATCACTCCCCCCTTCCCCTTTCCCACTCCCGGTGTCCCTTGTCCGCCTGAGCGACGTGAATGTCTTCCGCAACGGTCACCCGGCGCTGGGGCCGATTTCGTGGGCCTGGGAGGCGGGACAGCACTGGCTGGTCACCGGGGAGAACGGCAGCGGAAAAAGCACGCTGGCACGGCTCATTGCCGGCGAATTTCACCCGGCGCTGGGCGGCCACGTCGAGCGGCCTTTCCTGAAGCGGGATCTGCTGGCTGAGCGGCGGCGTTCGATCGGGGTGGTGTCGGCGGAGCTGGGTATCCGGCAGCGCACCAGTTCGTCCGGGCGCAGGTGGACAGGCCGGGACGTGATCGGCAGCGCGTTCGCCGGCACCGAGGGGTTCATGGAGGAACTGACCGCCGGGCAGGGCGCGTGGGTGTCTGAACTGGCCGAGCGCCTTGAGCTGACCGAGTTGCTGGAACAAGACGCCGAAACGCTGTCCCAGGGGCAACTGCGGCGACTGCTGCTGGCCCGCGCCGTGGTTCACCGCCCGACCCTGCTGATTCTGGACGAGGGGCTGGATTTCGTGGACGCCGACAGCCGCGCCCGCTTCGTGGCGCTGCTGCCGGAACTGGTGCGCGGCGGCACGCATCTGATGGTCATTGCCCACCGTGCAAACGACACTTTACCGGGGCTGACCCACCACCTGCACCTTGACTCCGGCCAGGTAAGAAGCAGTTCAGCGTTGATCTAA